DNA from Cutibacterium acnes:
ACCCGGTAAGGACAGTCCAGTGCCCGTCGGCTACCTCGGCTAGATGGTCAAGATCGTGCACCGGACGGCCCTTGCGACCTCCCTCGACCAGATAAGCATCGGTGAGAGCCTCAGCCAGACGTCGATACCCTTCCGGCCCATTGGCCAGCACGAGTAAATGACTACCCACCGGGTCGGCCACCCCGTTCTGCGGCTCAGGAACACCAATCGACAGTTCCGACCCGATGATGGTAGAAAGACCACAGGCTTCAGCAGCCTCGGCCATCCTGACTACTCCGTAGAGACCATCATGATCGGTCAAAGCCAGTCCTGATAGCCCTAGCTCTACCGCCCGAATGACGAGATCTTCGGGATTGGAAGCGCCGTCAAGGAAACTGTAAGAGGAATGGCAGTGCAATTCGGCATAGGGCACTACCGGCCCCTCCGGCCGGACTGGGTGACGGTCAAAAGGTTTGCGGACGTGACGGTAACCGACCTGGTCAGCGTGGCTCTCCTGGTGACCATGGGGAGCAGGTCTCCCAGAAATACGTCCTTCTAGTTCACGCCAAGGAATTGGCGGATTGTGATAGCTCACCGCAATCACGCCTCGTCGTATCGAGCCTCGATCCACCAGCGGTCAGCCGACCCTGCCAACACCCAGGCCTGTTGATCCTCGGTGATCAGTTGCACCCTTTCCACTGAAACGGTCGGGGTACTCCACCACCTCTGGTGTACCGGCCATGGCCCTGCCCACGCGATAACACGCCGCCGCGACGTGCCGTCGTGGAACCACCCAGGAGTAATAGTGGGCAAATCCGAGGAGGTCGTTAGAGGCATACCATCCGTCGTCTCTAACCGGGCCGGCAGGGGGCGGGAGTACACGATCCCGGGGGCCGGGCCATCTAAGTGACCGGGCCAGGGACGATCCACCGGGCGAGCATTTTCAACAACCGTCCCAAAGGGGACGAGTCGGCGTCGATCCTTGAGCATCCGGCCACCGGCGACCTCCCCCACCAAGACCCCCTCAGGGCCCAGCCTCTCCTGCAACTGAGAGATGACGTGGACGAGGTGCTCAGTGGGCCTGGCACCAAACAGCCCTTCAGCAGCTTCCCCCGCGCGATGGATGGTGGGAACGATGCGCACCGCCTGTACGCCTGATTGACAGAACTCGTCAGCACCAAACTCGTCGGTACCACGCGGAAGGTCACTAAGTTGACGCGACAATCGCGCTAGCAGATCGTCACCGCTGAACTGCCAAGGCTGACGCCAGGTGTGCTCGGAGAAACCGGTAGTAGCTCGCAACAAAATGCGGACCTGGGAGCACACCCGCCCGGTCTCTGCCAGACGTGTCATAAATTCCTCCACCACCGGACGTACCTTGGCAACAACCTGAGCACCAGAAGGCTCCGGGTCATCAAAGACGACCTCCATAGCGTCGTCATCCTGGGGACGTCGAGACGACAACATTGTGACGTCCATCCCCCGGGCCCAGTCATGAGCACGCTGACCGGCATCAGCAA
Protein-coding regions in this window:
- a CDS encoding Y-family DNA polymerase; its protein translation is MFAERLSPFPVRVLLMVIPQWRIVAASRLHPGDAPLMIADRGVVIDCCARAAEEGVIPGLRVRAAQLRCPEGVVVPYDSASEEVLFDEVVREIEKSVAPSVHVVRPGVAAVAARGVARFYGDEVAAAERMVNVLTHIGYSHVGVSVADGLFAAEVAATDNSGEGKRAPVFLASGTSRAFLAPYDVSVLARTGRADGELVRTLRQLGLTTMGAFADLDRQHVVQRFADAGQRAHDWARGMDVTMLSSRRPQDDDAMEVVFDDPEPSGAQVVAKVRPVVEEFMTRLAETGRVCSQVRILLRATTGFSEHTWRQPWQFSGDDLLARLSRQLSDLPRGTDEFGADEFCQSGVQAVRIVPTIHRAGEAAEGLFGARPTEHLVHVISQLQERLGPEGVLVGEVAGGRMLKDRRRLVPFGTVVENARPVDRPWPGHLDGPAPGIVYSRPLPARLETTDGMPLTTSSDLPTITPGWFHDGTSRRRVIAWAGPWPVHQRWWSTPTVSVERVQLITEDQQAWVLAGSADRWWIEARYDEA